In one window of Lytechinus pictus isolate F3 Inbred chromosome 19, Lp3.0, whole genome shotgun sequence DNA:
- the LOC129283413 gene encoding 30 kDa spicule matrix protein alpha-like, translating into MTYFWRKRAHFKKMRGFICVFVCLTVFTARSQGQIGQPVPPVGPQGGPAGQTVPPFNPQGGVPGSPGGQPNFPQGGVPGTSGGQPNFPQGGVPGIPGGQPNFPQGGVPGIPGGQPNFPQGGMPGTPGGQPNFPQGGMPGTPGGQPNFPQGGMPGNPGGPPSRPHPPNSNGPGRCNPEWTEWRNNCYLYSSAMVRKHNATGIFHETVNEGLTQDMANAKCAQEHPGACLVTINNQAENDFLFAWAVKMMGQPVPVWIGLHAKQNPSGVSTWEWYDGSVPSYLNWEEVPAPVAAPGMGAMLFDADLIPTGPVPQNPVEITGKWTSEVAHSMAMGEYLGMICKHSLVTTPTEAPTTTAATINEVTTTAPTTTPTTPSTVVPMTTVRPVMLNNNPAHLRDILRGGRYGGSRLFEVQRRPANYRQNPYYAVRP; encoded by the exons ATGACTTATTTTTGGAGGAAACGAGCCCATTTTAAGAAGATGAGAGGTTTTATTTGTGTTTTCGTGTGTCTCACGGTGTTCACTGCTCGATCGCAAGGGCAGATCGGGCAACCTGTCCCACCAGTTGGTCCGCAAGGAGGTCCCGCTGGGCAGACAGTACCACCATTTAACCCACAAGGAGGCGTTCCAGGGAGTCCCGGGGGACAACCCAATTTCCCGCAAGGTGGTGTGCCTGGAACTTCCGGAGGACAACCCAATTTCCCGCAAGGTGGTGTGCCAGGAATTCCCGGAGGACAACCCAATTTCCCGCAAGGTGGTGTGCCAGGAATTCCCGGAGGACAACCCAATTTCCCGCAAGGTGGTATGCCAGGAACTCCCGGAGGACAACCTAATTTCCCGCAAGGAGGTATGCCAGGAACTCCCGGAGGACAACCCAATTTCCCGCAAGGAGGTATGCCAGGAAATCCCGGAGGGCCACCAAGTCGACCCCATCCTCCCAATTCGAATGGCCCTGGACGTTGCAACCCCGAATGGACCGAATGGAGAAACAATTGCTACCT TTACTCCAGTGCAATGGTCAGAAAACACAATGCCACAGGCATCTTTCATGAAACTGTAAACGAGGGCCTTACTCAGGACATGGCCAACGCGAAATGCGCACAGGAACACCCGGGAGCATGCCTAGTGACAATCAACAACCAAGCGGAAAACGATTTTCTCTTCGCCTGGGCGGTCAAAATGATGGGACAACCGGTTCCAGTGTGGATAGGTCTTCATGCGAAACAAAACCCTAGCGGTGTTTCTACGTGGGAATGGTACGACGGGTCTGTTCCCAGCTACCTCAACTGGGAAGAAGTGCCTGCGCCAGTAGCCGCTCCTGGAATGGGCGCAATGCTTTTCGATGCTGACCTCATCCCTACTGGACCTGTCCCGCAAAATCCAGTCGAAATTACTGGTAAGTGGACGAGCGAGGTTGCCCATTCTATGGCGATGGGCGAGTATCTAGGGATGATCTGCAAGCATTCACTGGTGACCACGCCCACGGAAGCACCGACCACCACCGCCGCCACCATCAACGAAGTCACCACCACTGCTCCAACAACAACACCTACAACGCCCTCCACGGTAGTACCAATGACTACAGTAAGGCCAGTTATGCTGAACAACAATCCAGCTCATCTTAGGGATATCCTGAGGGGAGGGCGCTACGGTGGATCAAGGCTCTTTGAGGTACAGCGAAGGCCTGCTAACTACAGACAGAATCCATACTATGCTGTTCGGCCATAG
- the LOC129282436 gene encoding 30 kDa spicule matrix protein alpha-like produces MRSFVCVLVCVAALAAHSSAQLPGGGGGFPGQGGHGQGGPGHHHPGGGGPLIPPVSPDPNRKEPCAKYWMQEGDSCYLFDSGAFLRQIAATGPIIVNNENGLFQGAANMYCGQMYPGASLVTVNSLVENNYLYEWAVRMMVEPVPVWIGLHVGPTGQWQWFSGEPVNYTNWEGMVAPMPEPGLGAMIFDADIRNQMFNNQVEITPQWVPEEARNDRHAIICEYHPSGLTAPTGGPTPAPEFPTTPPMATASATTMAPGTRQPVMYKNNPRNLVNRLTGGRFGGSLLHEVPRRQRPANLRMNPYYAIQP; encoded by the exons ATGCGGAGTTTTGTATGCGTGTTAGTGTGTGTAGCGGCATTGGCCGCCCACAGCAGTGCTCAGTTACCCGGCGGAGGTGGGGGATTCCCTGGTCAAGGAGGACATGGTCAAGGTGGACCCGGCCACCACCACCCAGGTGGTGGTGGACCTCTCATACCACCCGTAAGCCCAGACCCAAACAGGAAAGAACCATGCGCCAAGTACTGGATGCAAGAAGGAGATAGCTGCTACCT ATTCGACAGTGGTGCTTTCCTGAGGCAGATTGCTGCTACCGGTCCAATTATCGTCAATAATGAAAATGGGCTATTCCAGGGAGCAGCGAACATGTACTGCGGTCAGATGTACCCGGGTGCTTCACTTGTTACAGTCAACAGCCTGGTTGAGAACAACTATCTGTACGAGTGGGCTGTGAGGATGATGGTGGAACCAGTCCCTGTATGGATTGGTCTTCACGTAGGCCCAACTGGGCAGTGGCAGTGGTTTAGCGGAGAACCCGTCAACTACACCAACTGGGAAGGTATGGTGGCACCTATGCCAGAGCCAGGTCTTGGAGCCATGATCTTCGATGCTGATATCCGCAACCAGATGTTCAACAACCAAGTGGAGATCACCCCACAGTGGGTTCCAGAAGAAGCAAGGAACGACCGCCACGCGATCATCTGCGAGTACCACCCATCAGGACTTACCGCACCTACAGGTGGACCTACGCCAGCTCCCGAATTTCCAACAACTCCTCCGATGGCCACAGCTTCTGCAACAACAATGGCTCCAGGCACCCGTCAGCCGGTCATGTACAAGAACAACCCCAGGAATCTCGTCAACCGCCTCACTGGAGGACGTTTCGGAGGTTCCCTCCTACACGAGGTACCACGAAGACAAAGGCCAGCAAACCTTAGGATGAACCCATACTACGCCATCCAGCCTTGA
- the LOC129283064 gene encoding 30 kDa spicule matrix protein alpha-like, with protein sequence MRAFVIVVLCLAALAAHTRGQVPPWQPGGQQGGQPGGPPGGQPGTQPGGQPGVQPGGQPGGQPGVPPGGQPGGQPGGQPGGQPGGQPGGQPGGQPGGQPGGQPGGQPGGPPGGQPGGPPGGPPGGQPGWQPQQPAGGQPELPPNNYSCPPMWMKSDVSIGGSCYRFSSGPIRSRQSRPWAAPGFFEGLMQPDAQRACENMMPGAHLATINSVAENEYIFKWVVDMMGTQAPPTWIGAYTDLMGRQQWHGGQQGLNPGLWEEPPQANEGAVMFDVQSRAQWNTPLDLEPVWKREDVENFRHFICEFTPTAPSAPQEPPAQRPLLLNSRNNPVGIRRQDAFGGSRLHEILRRPSNLRMSPYLAVRP encoded by the exons ATGCGGGCATTTGTTATCGTGGTTTTATGTCTGGCGGCTTTAGCTGCTCATACCCGAGGGCAGGTTCCACCATGGCAACCGGGAGGGCAGCAGGGAGGACAACCCGGCGGACCACCAGGGGGACAACCCGGCACACAACCAGGGGGACAACCCGGTGTGCAACCAGGGGGACAACCAGGGGGACAACCCGGCGTGCCACCCGGTGGGCAACCCGGCGGTCAACCCGGGGGACAACCCGGGGGACAACCTGGCGGACAACCTGGCGGACAACCCGGGGGACAACCCGGGGGACAACCAGGGGGACAACCTGGCGGACAACCCGGTGGGCCACCCGGCGGACAACCAGGCGGGCCACCCGGTGGGCCACCCGGCGGGCAACCTGGATGGCAGCCACAACAACCTGCAGGTGGACAGCCAGAGCTACCTCCGAATAATTATTCATGCCCACCGATGTGGATGAAAAGCGATGTGTCAATCGGTGGAAGCTGTTATCG TTTTTCAAGCGGACCCATACGTTCCCGCCAAAGTAGGCCGTGGGCCGCTCCCGGGTTTTTTGAAGGACTCATGCAGCCAGATGCCCAGCGGGCGTGTGAAAATATGATGCCTGGTGCCCACCTTGCAACAATCAACTCCGTAGCAGAGAACGAATACATTTTTAAGTGGGTGGTAGATATGATGGGCACCCAGGCTCCCCCGACCTGGATCGGTGCTTACACCGACCTCATGGGCCGGCAACAGTGGCACGGCGGGCAACAGGGCCTGAACCCAGGATTGTGGGAAGAACCACCACAGGCCAATGAAGGTGCAGTTATGTTCGACGTTCAATCAAGAGCCCAATGGAATACCCCGCTTGACCTCGAGCCAGTTTGGAAACGAGAGGATGTTGAAAACTTCCGACACTTCATCTGTGAGTTCACCCCAACAGCGCCATCCGCGCCCCAGGAACCTCCTGCTCAAAGGCCACTCCTGCTCAACAGCCGCAACAATCCTGTAGGCATTCGCAGACAAGACGCCTTCGGAGGATCCCGCCTTCATGAGATTCTTCGTAGACCTTCCAACTTAAGAATGAGCCCGTATCTAGCAGTACGGCCTTGA